In Lujinxingia sediminis, a single genomic region encodes these proteins:
- a CDS encoding EI24 domain-containing protein, translating into MQPATAPLAEPTVLDDLRALRGQSGVRRFIGGIKLPLKAMRFIAAHSMMWPWMIIPALINIVLFAITAVALVMNAPDLLGWLWARPEATWLQIVWYAVLGVVLLASVVLSYVAVLMVAGVVASPFNDQLSVITERELCGRVANARDGESMATGILRSIAISLLTLTAYLACIFPLLFLHLIPGLGSLLNTVLGTMISAVFLAFEYSDAALDREGYSLKEKITRVRAQLDLAGGFGLGSTLLMLIPVVNLLVMPVAVVGGTMLGIELREERPTTPPT; encoded by the coding sequence ATGCAACCTGCCACCGCCCCCCTCGCCGAACCGACAGTCCTCGATGACCTTCGTGCACTTCGCGGCCAATCGGGCGTGCGCCGCTTCATCGGTGGTATCAAGCTCCCGCTCAAAGCGATGCGTTTTATCGCCGCTCACTCGATGATGTGGCCCTGGATGATCATCCCGGCGCTAATCAACATCGTGCTCTTTGCCATCACTGCGGTCGCCCTGGTGATGAACGCCCCGGATCTCCTGGGCTGGCTGTGGGCCCGGCCCGAGGCAACCTGGCTGCAGATCGTCTGGTACGCGGTACTCGGCGTGGTGCTGCTGGCCTCGGTGGTGCTCTCCTACGTTGCGGTGCTGATGGTCGCGGGCGTCGTCGCCAGCCCCTTTAACGATCAGCTCTCCGTGATCACCGAACGGGAGCTTTGCGGCAGAGTTGCCAACGCCCGCGATGGGGAGTCGATGGCAACGGGCATCCTGCGCTCGATCGCCATCAGCCTGCTCACCCTCACAGCCTACCTGGCCTGCATCTTCCCGCTGCTCTTTCTGCATCTGATTCCGGGGCTGGGGAGCCTGCTGAACACGGTGCTGGGGACCATGATCAGCGCGGTCTTTTTGGCCTTTGAATACAGCGATGCCGCCCTCGATCGCGAGGGCTATTCGCTCAAAGAAAAAATCACCCGGGTGCGCGCGCAGCTCGACCTGGCCGGCGGCTTTGGCCTGGGGAGCACGCTCTTGATGCTCATTCCGGTGGTCAACCTTTTGGTGATGCCAGTGGCTGTGGTAGGGGGCACGATGCTGGGCATTGAGCTTCGCGAGGAACGCCCCACGACGCCGCCCACCTGA
- a CDS encoding SRPBCC domain-containing protein, translating into MIHLQGTTYAVRDLNEARRWYQEWLQRSPAVEGASEVRFEVGAGWLVLVEDRAGKALSGCSARWQVEDVEGTWERLLELGAEAVEKPCMGEDGVWGALVCDPFGNRLELVEGMGVPGPVRIAAAGESTRAIEVERIISAPRTRVWQAWTHQDELGSWFGRDAYVELRVGGPFEIYMLAEPSGFRGSEGCRVLSYLEERMLSFSWNAPPDHPTRLWQTRVVVELSDIDSVQSVSRLRLTHTGWPSLDGDEAQKAAASGEPDAAEWDATFAYFQRAWPKVMTALERHLGGSAGHS; encoded by the coding sequence ATGATTCACCTGCAAGGCACAACCTACGCGGTACGTGATCTCAACGAAGCGCGGCGATGGTATCAGGAATGGCTCCAGCGCTCACCTGCGGTGGAGGGCGCCTCCGAGGTGCGATTTGAGGTGGGGGCGGGTTGGCTGGTTCTCGTCGAAGATCGCGCTGGCAAAGCCCTATCGGGCTGTTCTGCCCGGTGGCAGGTCGAGGATGTTGAGGGCACCTGGGAGCGCCTGCTGGAGCTCGGGGCCGAGGCCGTTGAGAAACCCTGCATGGGTGAGGATGGCGTGTGGGGTGCCCTTGTCTGCGATCCTTTCGGCAATCGTCTGGAGCTTGTTGAGGGGATGGGCGTGCCGGGGCCTGTGAGGATAGCGGCAGCCGGTGAGTCGACGCGAGCCATCGAGGTGGAGCGCATCATCTCGGCGCCGCGCACACGCGTCTGGCAGGCCTGGACACACCAGGATGAGCTTGGGAGTTGGTTTGGACGTGATGCGTACGTGGAGCTCAGGGTGGGCGGGCCCTTTGAGATCTACATGCTGGCTGAGCCCTCCGGGTTTCGGGGCAGCGAGGGCTGCCGGGTGCTCAGTTATCTGGAGGAGCGCATGCTCAGTTTTAGCTGGAATGCGCCGCCCGATCATCCCACGCGTCTCTGGCAGACCCGTGTGGTGGTGGAGCTCTCGGATATCGACAGCGTACAGTCGGTCTCTCGCCTGCGCCTTACCCACACCGGTTGGCCGAGCCTGGATGGCGATGAGGCGCAAAAAGCCGCCGCGTCGGGAGAGCCCGACGCGGCGGAGTGGGACGCGACCTTTGCCTACTTTCAGCGGGCCTGGCCGAAGGTGATGACCGCGTTGGAGCGTCACCTGGGAGGCTCGGCCGGCCATAGTTAA
- a CDS encoding DsbA family oxidoreductase: MLIEIWSDVVCPWCYIGKRRFESALSDFRIAHPEVEVEIAWRSFELDPNAPPQRTEPMAEHLAKKYGMSVARAREIQTQVSDAARDEGLTFHLDTAKSGNTFNAHRLIHAAQKAGLGDVMKERLLKAYFTEGKAIGDPQEILALAEEVGLERGEAERALNDDATSRAVREDQALAGELGIRGVPFFVIDRRLGISGAQPPATFLQVLEDALHHHPGDTPATTEDDATCTDEGCAVES; this comes from the coding sequence ATGCTGATCGAAATCTGGTCCGACGTCGTCTGCCCCTGGTGCTACATCGGAAAGCGCCGCTTCGAGAGCGCGCTCAGCGACTTCCGCATCGCCCACCCCGAGGTTGAGGTGGAGATCGCCTGGCGCAGCTTTGAGCTCGACCCCAACGCCCCGCCACAGCGTACCGAACCCATGGCCGAACATCTCGCCAAAAAGTACGGCATGAGCGTCGCGCGCGCCCGCGAGATTCAAACCCAGGTCAGCGACGCCGCCCGCGACGAAGGCCTCACGTTTCACTTAGACACCGCCAAAAGCGGCAACACCTTCAACGCTCACCGCCTCATTCACGCCGCGCAGAAAGCCGGCCTTGGCGACGTGATGAAGGAGCGCCTGCTCAAAGCCTACTTCACCGAAGGCAAAGCCATCGGCGATCCGCAGGAGATCCTTGCCCTGGCCGAAGAAGTCGGCCTGGAACGCGGGGAAGCAGAACGCGCGCTCAACGACGACGCCACCTCCCGCGCGGTCCGCGAAGACCAGGCCCTCGCTGGCGAACTCGGCATCCGCGGCGTTCCATTCTTTGTGATCGATCGCCGACTCGGTATCAGCGGCGCCCAGCCGCCGGCCACCTTCCTGCAGGTTCTGGAAGACGCGCTGCATCACCACCCGGGCGACACCCCGGCGACCACCGAAGACGACGCCACCTGCACCGATGAGGGATGCGCCGTCGAGAGCTGA
- the rsgA gene encoding ribosome small subunit-dependent GTPase A — protein MTEHDPTANSALRVTSEQRQGLLELGWNDALEADFLRLASPDTRPARVASVERGGFFVVENAAAIDAPTLARLEGTELDSTAQPAVGDWVALVVREGTPGITEVLPRKSALLRRASGRQGRAQVVVCNLDYLFIVTAIGYDLNLGRLERYLIGSLAAGIAPVIVINKTDREHERNAIDALIEELGVDVPVLFTCALEPGGIDALSPYLTSGTSVALVGSSGVGKSTIANSILQTDRLATGDVRHTDDRGRHTTTRRELWRAPGGALIIDTPGMREFGLWDAREGVARLFPEIHAASESCHFRDCTHVDEPGCGLLAALADGTIDDDRYARYLRALEELAETEALAAESTERLNARRERGKQNKLRTRKGSRRKHWDR, from the coding sequence ATGACCGAACACGACCCCACAGCCAACTCGGCGCTGCGAGTAACCTCGGAGCAACGTCAAGGGCTTCTTGAGCTAGGCTGGAACGACGCGCTGGAAGCCGACTTCTTGCGCCTCGCCAGCCCTGACACCCGTCCGGCCCGCGTAGCCTCGGTGGAGCGCGGCGGTTTTTTTGTGGTGGAAAACGCCGCGGCCATCGACGCCCCCACCCTCGCGAGGCTTGAAGGCACCGAGCTTGACTCCACCGCCCAACCCGCGGTCGGCGACTGGGTTGCGCTGGTGGTCCGCGAGGGCACCCCGGGCATCACCGAGGTGCTGCCCCGTAAGAGCGCCCTTCTACGGCGCGCCTCAGGCCGTCAGGGCCGCGCTCAGGTCGTGGTGTGCAACCTGGACTACCTCTTCATCGTCACCGCCATCGGCTACGATCTCAACCTGGGCCGTCTGGAGCGCTACCTCATCGGCAGCCTCGCCGCTGGCATTGCGCCGGTGATCGTCATCAACAAGACCGACCGCGAGCACGAGCGCAATGCGATCGACGCGCTCATCGAAGAGCTCGGCGTTGATGTTCCCGTCCTCTTCACCTGCGCGCTTGAGCCGGGCGGCATCGACGCACTTTCACCCTATCTGACTTCGGGAACATCCGTGGCGCTCGTCGGCTCCTCGGGAGTGGGCAAATCCACCATCGCCAACAGCATCCTTCAAACCGACCGGCTGGCCACCGGCGATGTGCGCCACACCGACGACCGCGGCCGTCACACCACGACGCGACGCGAGCTCTGGCGAGCGCCGGGTGGTGCCCTCATCATCGACACCCCCGGCATGCGTGAGTTTGGCCTGTGGGACGCGCGCGAAGGGGTCGCAAGGCTCTTCCCCGAGATCCACGCCGCCTCCGAATCCTGTCACTTCCGAGACTGCACCCACGTCGATGAGCCCGGCTGCGGCCTGCTCGCAGCGCTCGCCGACGGGACCATCGACGACGATCGCTACGCCCGCTACCTGCGCGCCCTCGAAGAACTCGCCGAAACCGAAGCCCTGGCCGCCGAGAGCACCGAGCGCCTCAACGCCCGGCGAGAGCGCGGCAAACAAAACAAACTTCGCACCCGCAAAGGCTCCCGCCGCAAACACTGGGATCGCTAA
- a CDS encoding LysR family transcriptional regulator — translation MNLTDLQTFVVVAETETMSAAADELGVPRSTISRRVARLEEALGVTLVHRSNQGNTLSADGRHLYARSAPAIRELSQVERALADTALKPTGILRMTAPHDFGAMAGFAELMTRFEANFPDIELRIELTNRVVDLVEEGFDAAIRAHGPNLPDDTGLMIRPLTRVERGLYASPAYLNVHGTPARVDDLQTHRVVAHQTMLRERHSVFDPHIPQPIMRVNDFGLVVQLLIAGAGIGEVPTFFARDHVRAGLLTRVLPEIGSATGRFSLFWPASRHLAQRIRALIDFLSREEHVQLLFAEDDGDVASP, via the coding sequence ATGAACCTCACCGATCTGCAGACCTTTGTCGTCGTCGCCGAGACCGAGACGATGAGCGCGGCGGCCGACGAACTCGGCGTACCCCGCTCCACGATCAGCCGCCGCGTCGCTCGCCTGGAGGAGGCCCTGGGGGTGACGCTTGTGCACCGCTCCAACCAGGGCAACACACTCAGCGCCGATGGCCGCCACCTTTACGCCCGCAGCGCGCCGGCGATCCGCGAGCTCTCCCAGGTGGAGCGCGCTCTGGCCGACACGGCCCTCAAACCCACCGGCATCTTGCGCATGACCGCACCGCATGACTTCGGGGCGATGGCTGGCTTCGCCGAATTGATGACGCGCTTTGAAGCGAACTTCCCCGACATCGAACTTCGCATCGAGCTGACCAACCGCGTCGTCGACCTGGTGGAAGAGGGCTTTGACGCCGCCATCCGCGCTCACGGCCCGAACCTTCCCGACGACACCGGCCTGATGATCCGCCCGCTCACCCGGGTGGAGCGCGGCCTCTACGCAAGCCCGGCCTACCTCAACGTGCACGGCACCCCGGCGCGCGTTGACGATCTTCAAACCCACCGCGTCGTGGCACACCAGACGATGCTACGGGAGCGACACAGCGTCTTCGACCCGCACATCCCCCAGCCCATCATGCGCGTCAACGACTTTGGGCTGGTCGTTCAGCTCTTGATCGCAGGCGCAGGCATCGGGGAAGTTCCCACCTTCTTTGCTCGCGACCATGTGCGCGCCGGACTGCTCACCCGCGTCCTGCCCGAGATCGGCAGCGCCACCGGCCGTTTTTCGCTCTTCTGGCCGGCGAGCCGACATCTGGCGCAGCGCATCCGGGCGTTGATCGACTTTTTGAGTCGAGAGGAGCACGTTCAGCTGCTCTTCGCCGAAGATGACGGCGACGTCGCATCACCCTGA
- a CDS encoding thiamine pyrophosphate-binding protein, translating into MSHAHGGEVIAQRLSRRGVSHLFTLCGGHISPIFTGAKSEGIEVVDVRDEVSAVFAADAMARMTGVPGVAAVTAGPGVTNTVTAVKNAQMAQSPVLIIGGAPATVLKGRGALQDIDQISLMRPITKWAASLSMVSELAPAIDYALEVATSGTPGPVFLEIPVDLLYPQAIVEEWFIKESGLDKMSGVSAKALELYLRAHLLRQFSAPYNPLKFTDTSLPLPDFTDPEKQIDQVADALARAERPVLVIGSQALVNYSPGEAASLATAVEKLGIPTFLGGGARGLLGAESDLQFRHKRSKALRAADLAIIAGFPFDFRMGYGRTFGSKTRVVSANLSQEDLRKNRRPEIGLNIHPGDFLRELSYRMGPAASRPTWFGDLQQREDARDAEIDAMSEDDAGGLVNPIDFFKRLDTKLDDNSVLVVDGGDFVATGAYVLRPRSPMAWLDPGVFGTLGVGGGFALGAGLARKDAEVWLIWGDGSSAYSLAEFDTCVRHGLAPIAVIGNDGAWAQIAREQVEILGDDVATVLTRNDYHTVAKGYGAEGILVKRKSDINRAIDKAKKLSKEGRPVVINLHIEQTDFRKGSISM; encoded by the coding sequence ATGTCGCACGCGCACGGTGGTGAAGTGATCGCTCAGCGCCTCTCACGTCGAGGGGTCTCCCACCTGTTTACCCTCTGCGGAGGTCATATCTCGCCCATCTTCACCGGCGCGAAGTCCGAGGGCATCGAGGTGGTCGATGTCCGCGATGAGGTCTCCGCGGTGTTTGCCGCCGATGCCATGGCTCGCATGACCGGCGTACCCGGCGTGGCCGCGGTCACCGCCGGGCCGGGGGTGACCAATACGGTCACCGCGGTCAAAAACGCGCAGATGGCGCAATCCCCGGTGCTGATCATCGGCGGAGCTCCGGCCACCGTGCTCAAAGGGCGCGGCGCGCTTCAGGACATCGACCAGATCAGCCTGATGCGGCCGATCACCAAGTGGGCAGCGTCACTCTCGATGGTCAGCGAGCTTGCACCGGCGATCGATTACGCCCTTGAAGTTGCCACCAGCGGCACCCCCGGCCCGGTCTTTCTGGAGATCCCCGTCGATCTGCTCTACCCGCAGGCTATTGTCGAAGAGTGGTTCATCAAGGAGAGCGGCCTCGACAAAATGAGCGGCGTCAGCGCCAAAGCGCTTGAGCTTTACCTGCGTGCCCATCTTCTGCGGCAGTTCAGCGCGCCTTATAACCCGCTGAAATTTACCGACACCTCCTTGCCCCTTCCCGACTTCACTGACCCTGAAAAGCAGATCGACCAGGTCGCCGACGCGCTTGCCCGCGCCGAGCGCCCGGTGCTTGTCATCGGCTCCCAGGCGCTGGTGAACTACTCTCCGGGTGAGGCGGCAAGCCTGGCCACGGCGGTGGAGAAGTTGGGTATTCCGACCTTTCTGGGCGGCGGCGCGCGCGGGCTGCTGGGCGCGGAGAGCGATCTTCAGTTCCGTCACAAGCGCTCCAAAGCGCTGCGCGCGGCTGACCTTGCGATCATCGCCGGCTTCCCCTTCGACTTCCGTATGGGCTACGGGCGCACCTTCGGCTCGAAGACCCGCGTGGTCTCGGCGAACCTATCCCAGGAGGATCTGCGCAAGAACCGTCGCCCGGAGATCGGTCTCAACATCCACCCGGGCGACTTCCTGCGCGAGCTCTCTTACCGCATGGGTCCGGCTGCCTCGCGACCGACCTGGTTTGGCGACCTGCAGCAGCGCGAAGACGCCCGCGACGCTGAAATCGATGCGATGAGCGAGGACGATGCTGGCGGGCTGGTCAACCCGATCGATTTCTTCAAGCGCCTCGATACGAAGCTCGACGACAACAGCGTGCTGGTGGTCGACGGCGGCGACTTCGTGGCCACCGGCGCCTACGTACTGCGCCCCCGCAGCCCGATGGCCTGGCTTGACCCGGGCGTCTTCGGCACCCTGGGCGTCGGCGGCGGCTTTGCCCTGGGCGCTGGCCTGGCCCGAAAAGACGCCGAAGTCTGGCTGATCTGGGGCGACGGCTCCTCGGCCTACAGCCTGGCGGAGTTTGATACCTGCGTACGCCACGGATTGGCCCCCATCGCCGTGATCGGAAACGACGGCGCCTGGGCCCAGATCGCCCGCGAACAGGTCGAGATCCTGGGCGACGATGTGGCCACGGTGCTCACCCGCAACGACTACCATACCGTCGCCAAAGGCTACGGTGCAGAGGGCATCCTGGTGAAACGCAAGAGCGACATCAACCGCGCCATCGACAAGGCCAAAAAGCTCTCGAAAGAGGGTCGTCCCGTGGTCATTAACCTGCACATCGAGCAGACCGACTTCCGCAAGGGCTCGATCTCGATGTGA
- a CDS encoding acyl-CoA dehydrogenase family protein, whose product MSDLFNPTEEHKVLREMVRSFAEREVAPQAEHHDREERFNIELFKKLGELGLLGVTAPEQFGGSGMDATAAAIVHEELAAADPGFCLAYLAHSMLFVNNLAVNGNDDQRSRYLPGACSGELIGGMCMSEPNAGTDVLGMGSVARRDGDDYILNGQKMWITNGAVSEGELGDVFLVYAREEGGDRAVSLFLVEKGMEGFSLGQKITGKLGMRASTTAELVFEDVRVPAANLVGKPGSAVRSMMRNLAIERVTLAAMSVGIARRSVEIMNRYGAEREAFGEPINRFGQIQRHIAESYAEYMAGRSYLYKVAGDLSLDAFGSRADSDGVKLYCSTMGKNVADRAIQVLGGYGYVAEYDVERLWRDAKLLEIGGGTNEAHQKNITRDLSKVERLL is encoded by the coding sequence ATGAGCGATCTTTTTAACCCGACTGAAGAACATAAAGTGCTGCGCGAGATGGTGCGTTCGTTTGCCGAGCGCGAGGTTGCGCCTCAGGCCGAGCATCACGACCGGGAAGAGCGCTTTAATATCGAGCTCTTCAAGAAGCTCGGTGAGCTGGGCCTGCTGGGTGTGACCGCGCCGGAGCAGTTCGGGGGATCGGGAATGGACGCCACCGCAGCGGCCATCGTGCACGAAGAGTTGGCCGCGGCCGATCCGGGGTTTTGCCTGGCGTACCTGGCGCACTCCATGCTTTTTGTGAACAACCTGGCGGTCAACGGCAACGACGACCAGCGCTCGCGCTACCTTCCCGGAGCCTGCAGCGGTGAGCTGATAGGCGGGATGTGCATGAGTGAGCCCAACGCTGGCACCGACGTGCTGGGCATGGGGTCGGTGGCGCGCCGCGATGGTGACGACTACATCCTCAACGGGCAGAAGATGTGGATCACCAACGGAGCCGTCTCCGAAGGGGAGCTCGGCGACGTGTTTCTGGTGTACGCCCGCGAAGAGGGCGGCGATCGGGCAGTCTCGCTCTTTCTGGTCGAGAAGGGCATGGAGGGATTCTCCCTCGGTCAGAAGATCACCGGGAAGCTGGGGATGAGGGCCTCCACCACCGCCGAACTCGTCTTTGAAGATGTGCGCGTGCCTGCGGCCAACCTCGTGGGCAAGCCCGGGAGTGCGGTGCGCTCGATGATGCGCAACCTGGCCATTGAGCGGGTGACGCTGGCAGCCATGAGCGTGGGAATCGCTCGTCGTTCAGTGGAGATCATGAATCGCTACGGCGCCGAACGCGAGGCCTTTGGTGAGCCCATCAACCGTTTCGGGCAGATCCAGCGTCATATCGCCGAGAGTTATGCCGAGTACATGGCCGGACGCAGCTACCTTTATAAGGTGGCCGGGGATCTGAGTCTGGATGCCTTCGGCAGCCGCGCGGACTCCGACGGGGTTAAGCTCTACTGCTCGACGATGGGCAAGAATGTGGCCGATCGCGCCATTCAGGTGCTCGGGGGCTACGGGTATGTGGCCGAGTACGATGTGGAGCGTCTGTGGCGCGACGCGAAGTTGCTGGAGATCGGCGGGGGCACCAATGAGGCGCACCAGAAAAACATCACCCGCGACCTCTCCAAGGTTGAACGCCTGCTCTGA
- the dusA gene encoding tRNA dihydrouridine(20/20a) synthase DusA codes for MSFKHPISIAPMMKRTDRHFRFFMRLISRRTLLYTEMVTTGAILHGDRDQHLRFDDSEHPISLQLGGDDPNELAQCARIARDWGYDEVNLNVGCPSDRVQNGNFGACLMKTPETVARAVEAMREAVDIEVTVKHRIGVDELDDYAHMQRFVDTVAAAGCTRFSVHARKAWLQGLSPKENRNVPPLRYPEVWRLKEERPELTIEINGGILTMDQAAEHLEHVDAVMIGRAAYDNPYQFSDVDRRFYGEQSAPRTRHEVARAMYPYIERHLSQGGKLSHISGHLLQLFAGQPGARRYRRHLSENAWREGAGVHTLEQALNLMQEDAPATKKAATL; via the coding sequence ATGAGTTTTAAACACCCCATCAGCATCGCCCCGATGATGAAGCGCACCGACCGGCACTTCCGCTTCTTCATGCGCCTGATATCCCGCCGCACCCTCCTCTACACCGAGATGGTGACGACCGGTGCGATCTTGCATGGTGATCGCGACCAGCACCTGCGCTTTGACGACAGCGAGCACCCCATCAGCCTGCAGCTCGGCGGCGACGATCCGAACGAGCTCGCGCAATGCGCCAGGATCGCCCGGGACTGGGGCTACGACGAGGTCAACCTCAACGTGGGCTGCCCCAGCGATCGGGTGCAAAACGGCAACTTCGGCGCCTGCCTGATGAAGACCCCCGAGACGGTTGCCCGCGCAGTCGAAGCGATGCGCGAGGCCGTGGATATCGAGGTCACCGTCAAACACCGCATCGGGGTCGATGAGCTCGACGACTACGCGCACATGCAGCGCTTTGTCGACACGGTGGCTGCCGCCGGTTGCACCCGCTTCTCGGTGCACGCTCGCAAGGCCTGGTTGCAGGGGCTTAGCCCCAAAGAGAACCGCAACGTCCCGCCCCTGCGCTACCCGGAGGTCTGGCGACTCAAAGAAGAACGCCCCGAGCTTACCATTGAAATCAACGGCGGGATCCTCACCATGGACCAGGCCGCAGAACACCTTGAGCACGTCGACGCGGTCATGATCGGGCGAGCAGCCTACGACAACCCCTATCAATTTTCTGACGTCGACCGGCGCTTCTATGGCGAGCAGTCCGCGCCGCGTACGCGCCACGAGGTGGCCCGGGCAATGTACCCCTATATCGAGCGCCACTTAAGCCAAGGCGGAAAGCTATCGCATATCAGCGGGCACCTGCTGCAACTCTTCGCCGGCCAGCCCGGCGCGCGCCGCTACCGCCGCCACCTCTCCGAGAACGCCTGGCGCGAGGGCGCGGGCGTTCACACCCTGGAGCAGGCGCTCAACCTGATGCAGGAAGACGCTCCAGCCACAAAAAAAGCCGCCACCCTTTAA
- a CDS encoding peroxiredoxin yields MTLQLGDTAPNFQATTTAGDIDFYEWAGDSWVIFFSHPADYTPVCTTELGTVARYKEDFDKRGVKTIAISIDGIEDHHGWVKDIEETQNTSVEFPIVADEDRVVADAYGMIHPKVDTTATVRSVFIIDPDKKIRLTLTYPAATGRNFKELLRVIDALQLTDKHKVATPANWEQGDDVIIVPSLKDEEELSRLFPDGYKEIKPYLRMTPQPEKG; encoded by the coding sequence ATGACGCTTCAACTCGGCGATACCGCACCGAATTTCCAGGCCACCACCACTGCTGGCGACATCGACTTCTATGAGTGGGCGGGCGACTCCTGGGTGATCTTCTTCAGCCACCCGGCCGATTATACCCCGGTCTGCACCACCGAGCTGGGTACGGTGGCGCGCTACAAGGAGGACTTCGACAAGCGCGGGGTCAAGACCATCGCGATTTCCATCGATGGAATCGAGGATCATCACGGATGGGTCAAGGATATTGAGGAAACGCAAAATACCAGCGTGGAGTTTCCGATTGTGGCCGATGAGGACCGGGTGGTGGCCGACGCCTACGGCATGATTCACCCCAAGGTTGATACGACGGCCACTGTGCGTTCGGTCTTTATCATCGATCCCGACAAGAAAATCCGCCTGACGCTGACGTATCCGGCGGCGACCGGTCGCAACTTCAAAGAGCTCTTGCGCGTGATCGATGCTCTGCAGCTTACCGACAAGCATAAGGTGGCCACGCCGGCGAACTGGGAGCAGGGCGATGACGTGATTATTGTGCCCTCGCTCAAAGATGAAGAGGAGCTCTCCCGGCTCTTCCCCGACGGTTATAAAGAGATCAAGCCGTACCTGCGAATGACTCCGCAGCCTGAGAAGGGCTGA
- a CDS encoding PAS domain-containing sensor histidine kinase, producing MKTLRDGFQQLSSQHPAQSFVLRPSEPEGGPRTVQAYIFGDHDHIVLTWPASAAPTLNLTETSEANEHSYRTIAQGTHDAIWEWDCARGTLTWHSGLHAVFGYDDSNLDSTYDAWLKHVHPDDHDRVVTSLDRALARGAQAWVEEYRFRRADGSWAHVVDRGFVVDSDSQGPTRLIGGLNDVTADRLANATIRQQARLIEQTHDAIWVIDFENTVRFCNPSVERLFGTDRRHLIGAPLSVPDYEAAAPSIDMMRRRGLWQGVAHHRTTAGEEVILEERWSLLVNEHDHPQAILIVGTDITERRALLSQFLRAQRVDSMGSLAAGMVHDLNNMLVPIHFGVEFLRLQLDRTNAEVNEVLIEIAESVQGASAMLHHVLNFARGETQLPEPLDLPHIISEVFRVAMHGHAHRISTHLDYRARRWQALGNPPQIHQLLLNLCINARDAIASSGHVEVAVSELTLSAREAAVHPDARPGDYLRIDIRDNGQGMSDAVRARIFEPFYTTKEPNHGTGIGLPTSMAIVRSHGGFMTVKSAPGEGAIFSIFLRAV from the coding sequence TTGAAGACGCTACGTGATGGTTTCCAGCAGCTCAGCTCGCAACACCCGGCGCAGAGCTTCGTCCTGAGGCCTTCCGAACCTGAGGGCGGGCCGCGAACCGTCCAGGCCTACATCTTTGGGGACCACGACCATATCGTGCTGACCTGGCCTGCATCCGCCGCACCAACGCTGAACCTGACCGAGACATCCGAGGCGAACGAACACTCCTACCGCACGATCGCCCAGGGCACCCACGACGCCATCTGGGAGTGGGACTGCGCCAGGGGAACGCTCACCTGGCACTCCGGTTTGCACGCAGTCTTCGGCTATGACGATTCGAACCTTGATTCCACCTATGACGCCTGGCTCAAGCACGTTCACCCCGACGACCATGATCGTGTCGTCACCTCCCTCGATCGCGCTCTCGCCCGGGGGGCACAGGCCTGGGTGGAGGAGTATCGTTTTCGACGCGCTGACGGGAGCTGGGCCCACGTCGTCGACCGAGGATTTGTCGTCGACTCCGACAGCCAGGGCCCCACACGACTTATCGGAGGCCTCAATGATGTGACGGCGGACCGACTGGCCAATGCTACAATCCGCCAACAAGCCCGACTCATTGAGCAGACTCACGACGCAATCTGGGTCATTGACTTCGAAAACACCGTCCGCTTCTGCAATCCGAGTGTCGAGCGCCTGTTCGGCACCGATCGCCGCCACCTCATCGGCGCACCGCTTTCCGTGCCCGACTATGAGGCCGCCGCACCTTCAATCGACATGATGCGGCGTCGAGGTCTATGGCAGGGCGTTGCCCATCACCGCACCACCGCCGGCGAGGAGGTGATCCTGGAGGAGCGTTGGTCGCTACTTGTGAATGAACACGACCACCCCCAGGCGATCCTCATTGTTGGAACCGATATCACCGAACGGCGAGCGTTGCTCTCGCAGTTTCTGCGCGCTCAACGCGTCGACAGCATGGGGAGCCTGGCTGCGGGGATGGTCCATGACCTCAACAACATGCTCGTGCCCATTCATTTTGGTGTGGAGTTTTTACGACTTCAGCTCGATCGCACCAACGCCGAGGTCAACGAGGTCCTGATCGAGATCGCCGAGAGCGTCCAGGGGGCCAGCGCGATGCTCCATCACGTCCTCAACTTCGCGCGCGGTGAAACTCAGCTCCCGGAGCCGCTCGACCTGCCACACATCATCAGCGAAGTCTTTCGTGTTGCCATGCACGGTCACGCGCACCGTATCAGCACACACCTGGACTACCGTGCCCGCCGCTGGCAAGCGCTGGGCAATCCCCCCCAGATCCATCAACTGCTACTCAACCTCTGCATCAACGCCCGCGACGCTATCGCCTCCAGCGGGCATGTCGAGGTGGCGGTTTCCGAGCTGACGCTCAGCGCCCGGGAGGCCGCCGTCCACCCGGACGCTCGTCCCGGCGATTATCTGCGGATTGATATTCGCGACAACGGCCAGGGCATGAGTGACGCGGTCCGAGCCCGGATCTTCGAGCCCTTCTACACGACCAAAGAGCCCAACCACGGCACCGGCATCGGCCTGCCCACCTCCATGGCGATTGTTCGTTCTCATGGAGGTTTCATGACCGTTAAAAGCGCCCCGGGAGAAGGAGCGATCTTTTCGATCTTCCTGCGTGCCGTCTGA